The region GTGTACGTGTGGGAAGGGAAGCGAGGAGCTGTGGAGGGATGTAGTCAGCGAGCTACAGGCTCCGCTCAACTGGGTCGTGGGTAACATGCTGCCATGGCAACCACGATTCACTGGCCCCCGGGCCAAAAAAAGTGCTCTTTGCTTACTCTCACATGTTTTCTCTATCTCCCATttgcttcctctttctctctcttcatcttactttctctctctgccccattcGCTTTCTCTCTGattttctgtctctcccccctctcttacATCACAAAGCAGTAAGCTGAACTTCTTGACAGCAGAACCACTGAGAGGGTTTGTAGGCCACAAACGAAAGACAGTATAGGCCACAAACGAAAGACAGTTTCCTATTTTGCCATTGTAATTCTCCAACTGAGCCTCGTAGGCTCCCATACTTCACCAAACgttatacttaagcaataaggcccgagggggtgtggtatatggccacgggctgttcttatgcacaacgcaacacagagtgcctggatacaaccCCCGAGgttccttattgctattataaactggttaccaacgtaattgctagagtaaaaaaaaaaaatgttttgtcatatccGTCTGTCAGCCAACCAGTTTATAATTGTCAATATACCCGTAGTAGGTTTTTCATACTCTGtctattttttttactttgtattttttttaacctttatttaactaggcaagtcagttaagaacaaattcttattttcaatgacggccaaggaacagtgggttaactgcctgttcaggggcagaacaacagatttgtctGAATTGGTTGAAGGTTGGTTGTATAAAAGTGTCAGATTCCACCCAAACAACATGGGAATCATTGAAGGTGGAGATCTAGACATAGCCTTGTGTCTGGTCTGAGGTCTCTGTCCATAGCTCTACtgggcatatagatatgtagccTTGTGTCTGGTCTGAGGTCTCTGTCCATAGCTCTACtgggcatatagatatgtagccTTGTGTCTGTTCTGAGGTCTCTGTCCATAGCTCTACTGGGCATATAGATGTGTAGCCTTGTGTCTGTTCTGAGGTCTCTGTCCATAGCTCTACtgggcatatagatatgtagccttgtgtctgttctgtctctgtccatagctctgggcatatagatatgtagcTTGTGTCTGGTCTGAGGTCTCTGTCCATAGCTCTACTGGGCATATAGATATATAGCCTTGTGTCTGTTCTGAGGTCTCTGTCCATAGCTCTACtgggcatatagatatgtagccTTGTGTCTGGTCTGAGGTCTCTGTCCATAGCTCTACtgggcatatagatatgtagccTTGTGTCTGGTCTGAGGTCTCTGTCCATAGCTCTACTGGGCATATAGATATATAGCCTTGTGTCTGTTCTGAGGTCTCTGTCCATAGCTCTACtgggcatatagatatgtagccTTGTGTCTGGTCTGAGGTCTCTGTCCATAGCTCTACTGGGCATATAGATATATAGCCTTGTATCTGGTCTGAGGTCTCTGTCCATAGCTCTACTGGGCATATAGATATATAGCCTTGTGTCTGTTCTGAGGTCTCTGTCCATAACTCTATtgggcatatagatatgtagccTTGTGTCTGTTCTGAGGTCTCTGTCCATAGCTCTACTGGGCATATAGATATATAGCCTTGTGTCTGTTCTGAGGTCTCTGTCCATAGCTCTACtgggcatatagatatgtagccTTGTGTCTGGTCTGAGGTCTCTGTCCATAGCTCTACTGGGCATATAGATAGATAGCCTTGTGTCTGTTCTGAGGTCTCTGTCCATAGCTCTACTGGGCATATAGATAGATAGCCTTGTGTCTGTTCTGAGGTCTCTGTCCATAGCTCTACTGGGCATATAGATATAGCCTTGTGTCTGTTCTGATCTCTGTCCATAGCTCTACTGGGCATATAGATATATAGCCTTGTGTCTGTTCTGAGGTCTCTGTCCATAGCTCTACtgggcatatagatatgtagccTTGTGTCTGGTCTGAGGTCTCTGTCCATAGCTCTACTGGGCATATAGATATATAGCCTTGTGTCTGGTCTGAGGTCTCTGTCCATAGCTCTACTGGGCATATAGATAGATAGCCTTGTGTCTGTTCTGAGGTCTCTGTCCATAGCTCTACTGGGCATATAGATATGATAGGTCTCTGTCCATAGCTCTACTGGGCATGATATGTAGCTGGTCTGAGGTCTCTGTCCATAGCTCTACTGGGCATATAGATATATAGCCTTGTGTCTGGTCTGAGGTCTCTGTCCATAGCTCTACTGGGCATATAGATATATAGCCTTGTGTCTGGTCTGAGGTCTCTGTCCATAGCTCTACTGGGCATATAGATAGATAGCCTTGTGTCTGGTCTGAGGTCTCTGTCCATAGCTCTATTGGGCATATAGATATATAGCCTTGTGTCTGGTCTGAGGTCTCTGTCCATAGCTCTACTGGGCATATAGATATATAGCCTTGTGTCTGGTCTGAGGTCTCTGTCCATAGCTCTACTGGGCATATAGATAGATAGCCTTGTGTCTGGTCTGAGGTCTCTGTCCATAGCTCTATTGGGCATATAGATATATAGCCTTGTGTCTGGTCTGAGGTCTCTGTCCATAGCTCTACtgggcatatagatatgtagccTTGTGTCTGGTCTGAGGTCTCTGTCCATAGCTCTACtgggcatatagatatgtagccTTGTGTCTGGTCTGAGGTCTCTGTCCATAGCTCTATTGGGCATATAGATAGATAGCCTTGTGTCTGTTCTGAGGTCTCTGTCCATAGCTCTACtgggcatatagatatgtagccTTGTGTCTGGTCTGAGGTCTCTGTCCATAGCTCTACtgggcatatagatatgtagccTTGTGTCTGGTCTGAGGTCTCTGTCCATAGCTCTACTGGGCATATAGATATATAGCCTTGTGTCTGGTCTGAGGTCTCTGTCCATAGCTCTACTGGGCATATAGATATATAGCCTTGTGTCTGGTCTGAGGTCTCTGTCCATAGCTCTACTGGGCATATAGATAGATAGCCTTGTGTCTGGTCTGAGGTCTCTGTCCATAGCTCTATTGGGCATATAGATATATAGCCTTGTGTCTGGTCTGAGGTCTCTGTCCATAGCTCTACTGGGCATATAGATATATAGCCTTGTGTCTGGTCTGAGGTCTCTGTCCATAGCTCTACTGGGCATATAGATATGATAGCCTTGTGTCTGGTCTGAGGTCTCTGTCCATAGCTCTATTGGGCATATAGATATATAGCCTTGTGTCTGGTCTGAGGTCTCTGTCCATAGCTCTACTGGGCATATAGATATATAGCCTTGTGTCTGGTCTGAGGTCTCTGTCCATAGCTCTACtgggcatatagatatgtagccTTGTGTCTGGTCTGAGGTCTCTGTCCATAGCTCTATTGGGCATATAGATAGATAGCCTTGTGTCTGTTCTGAGGTCTCTGTCCATAGCTCTACtgggcatatagatatgtagccTTGTGTCTGGTCTGAGGTCTTTGTCCATAGCTCTACtgggcatatagatatgtagccTTGTGTCTGTTCTGAGGTCTCTGTCCATAGCTCTACtgggcatatagatatgtagccTTGTGTCTGGTCTGAGGTCTCTGTCCATAGCTCTACtgggcatatagatatgtagccTTGTGTCTGGTCTGAGGTCTCTGTCCATAGCTCTACTGGGCATATAGATATATAGCCTTGTGTCTGTTCTGAGGTCTCTGTCCATAGCTCTACtgggcatatagatatgtagccTTGTGTCTGGTTCTGAGGTCTCTGTCCATAGCTCTACTGGGCATATAGATAGATAGCCTTGTGTCTGGTCTGAGGTCTCTGTCCATAGCTCTATTGGGCATATAGATATATAGCCTTGTGTCTGGTCTGAGGTCTCTGTCCATAGCTCTACtgggcatatagatatgtagccTTGTGTCTGGTCTGAGGTCTCTGTCCATAGCTCTACtgggcatatagatatgtagccTTGTGTCTGGTCTGAGGTCTCTGTCCATAGTTCGATTGGGCatatagatacagtggggcaaaaaagtatttagtcagccacctaCTTAGTCAGTATTTAGtcagttctcctacttaaaaagatgagaggcatgtaattttcatcataggtacacttcaactatgacagacaaaatgagaaaaaaaatccagaaaatcacattgtaggatttttatgaatttatttgcaaattatggtggaaaataagtatttgctcacctacaaacaagcaagatttctggctctcacagacctgtaacgtcttctgtaagaggctcctctgtcctccactcgttacctgtattaatggcacctgtttgaacttgttatcagtataaaagacacctgtccacaacctcaaacagtcacactccaaactccactatggccaagaccaaagagctgtcaaaggacaccagaaacaaaattgtagacctgcaccagggtgggaagactgaatctgcaataggtaagcagcttggtttgaagaaatcaactgtgggagcaattattaggaaatggaagacatacaagaccactgataatctccctcgatctggggctccacgcaatatctcaccccgtggggtcaaaatgatcacaagaacggtgagcaaaaatcccagaaccacacggggggacctagtgaatgacctgcagagagctgggaccaaagtaacaaaccctaccatcagtaacacactacgccgccagggactcaaatcctgcagtgccagacatgtccccctacttaagccagtacatgtccaggcccgtctgaagtttgctagagagcatttggatgatccataagaagattgggagaatgtcatatggtcagatgaaaccataatagaacgttttggtaaaaactcaactcgtcgtgtttggaggacaatgaatgctgagttgcatccaaagaacaccatacctactgtggagcatgggggtggaaacatcatgctttggggctgtttttctgcaaagggaccaggacgactgatccgtgtaaaggaaagaatgaatggggccatggatcgtgagattttgagtgaaaacctccttccatcagcaagggcattgaagatgaaacgtggctgggtctttcagcatgacaatgatcccaaacacaccgcccgggcaacgaagtagtggcttcgtaagaagcatttcaaggtcttggagtggactagccagtctccagatctcaaccccatagaaaatctttgaagggagttgaaagtctgtgttgcccagcaacagccccaaaacatcactgctctagaggaaatctgcatggaggaatgggccaaaataccagcaacagtgtgtgaaaaccttgtgaagactgacagaaaacgtttgacctctgtcattgccaacaaagggtatataacaaagtattgagaaacttttgttattgaccaactacttattttccaccataatttgcaaataaattcattaaaacgcctaaaatgtgattttctggattttttttctaattttgtctgtcatagttgaagtgtacctatgatgaaaattacaggcctcatctttttaagtgggagaacttgcgcaattggtggctgactaaatacttttttgccccactgtatatagccttgtgtCTGTTCTGAGGTCTCTGTCCATAGCTCTACTGGGCATATAGATATATAGCCTTGTGTCTGGTCTGAGGTCTCTGTCCATAGCTCTACTGGGCATATAGATATATAGCCTTGTGTCTGGTCTGAGGTCTCTGTCCATAGCTCTATtgggcatatagatatgtagccTTGTGTCTGGTCTGAGGTCTCTGTCCATAGCTCTACtgggcatatagatatgtagccTTGTGTCTGGTCTGAGATCTCTGTCCATAGCTCTACTGGGCATATAGATATATAGCCTTGTgtctgttctgaggtctatgtcCATAGATCTACTGGGCATATAGATATATAGCCTTGTGTCTGGTCTGAGGTCTCTGTCCATAGCTCTACtgggcatatagatatgtagccTTGTGTCTGGTCTGAGGTCTCTGTCCATAGCTCTATtgggcatatagatatgtagccTTGTGTCTGGTCTGAGGTCTCTGTCCATAGCTCTACTGGGCATATAGATATATAGCCTTGTGTCTGGTCTGAGGTCTCTGTCCATAGCTCTACTGGGCATATAGATATATAGTCTTGTGTCTGTTCTGAGGTCTCTGTCCATAGCTCTATtgggcatatagatatgtagccTTTTGTCTGGTCTGAGGTCTCTGTCCATAGCTCTACTGGGCATATAGATATATAGCCTTGTGTCTGGTCTGAGGTCTCTGTCCATAGCTCTACtgggcatatagatatgtagccTTGTGTCTGTTCTGAGGTCTCTGTCCATAGCTCTATTGGGCATATAGATAGATAGCCTTGTGTCTGTTTGAGGTCTCTGTCCATAGCTCTACtgggcatatagatatgtagccTTGTGTCTGGTCTGAGGTCTCTGTCCATAGCTCTACtgggcatatagatatgtagccTTGTGTCTGGTCTGAGGTCTCTGTCCATAGTTCGATTGGGCatatagatacagtggggcaaaaagtatttagtcagccacctaCTTAGTCAGTATTTAGtcagttctcctacttaaaaagatgagaggcatgtaattttcatcataggtacacttcaactatgacagacaaaatgagaaaaaaaatccagaaaatcacattgtaggatttttatgaatttatttgcaaattatggtggaaaataagtatttgctcacctacaaacaagcaagatttctggctctcacagacctgtaacgtcttctgtaagaggctcctctgtcctccactcgttacctgtattaatggcacctgtttgaacttgttatcagtataaaagacacctgtccacaacctcaaacagtcacactccaaactccactatggccaagaccaaagagctgtcaaaggacaccagaaacaaaattgtagacctgcaccagggtgggaagactgaatctgcaataggtaagcagcttggtttgaagaaatcaactgtgggagcaattattaggaaatggaagacatacaagaccactgataatctccctcgatctggggctccacgcaatatctcaccccgtggggtcaaaatgatcacaagaacggtgagcaaaaatcccagaaccacacggggggacctagtgaatgacctgcagagagctgggaccaaagtaacaaaccctaccatcagtaacacactacgccgctagggactcaaatcctgcagtgccagacatgtccccctacttaagccagtacatgtccaggcccgtctgaagtttgctagagagcatttggatgatccataagaagattgggagaatgtcatatggtcagatgaaaccaaaatagaactttttggtaaaaactcaacttgtcgtgtttggaggacaatgaatgctgagttgcatccaaagaacaccatacctactgtggagcatgggggtggaaacatcatgctttggggctgtttttctgcaaagggaccaggacgactgatccgtgtaaaggaaagaatgaatggggccatggatcgtgagattttgagtgaaaacctccttccatcagcaagggcattgaagatgaaacgtggctgggtctttcagcatgacaatgatcccaaacacaccgcccgggcaacgaagtagtggcttcgtaagaagcatttcaaggtcttggagtggactagccagtctccagatctcaaccccatagaaaatctttgaagggagttgaaagtctgtgttgcccagcaacagcccaaaaacatcactgctctagaggagatctgcatggaggaatgggccaaaataccagcaacagtgtgtgaaaaccttgtgaagactgacagaaaacgtttgacctctgtcattgccaacaaagggtatataacaaagtattgagaaacttttgttattgaccaactacttattttccaccataatttgcaaataaattcattaaaactcctaaaatgtgattttctggattttttttctcattttgtctgtcatagttgaagtgtacctatgatgaaaattacaggcctcatctttttaagtgggagaacttgcgcaattggtggctgactaaatacttttttgccccactgtatatagccttgtgtCTGTTCTGAGGTCTCTGTCCATAGCTCTACTGGGCATATAGATATATAGCCTTGTGTCTGGTCTGAGGTCTCTGTCCATAGCTCTACtgggcatatagatatgtagccTTGTGTCTGGTCTGAGGTCTCTGTCCATAGCTCTACTGGGAATATAGATATATAGCCTTGTGTCTGGTCTGAGGTCTCTGTCCATAGCTCTATtgggcatatagatatgtagccTTGTGTCTGTTCTGAGGTCTCTGTCCATAGCTCTACTGGGCATATAGATATATAGCCTTGTGTCTGGTCTGAGGTCTCTGTCCATAGCTCTACTGGGCATATAGATATATAGCCTTGTGTCTGGTCTGAGGTCTCTGTCCATAGCTCTATTGGGCATATAGATATATAGCCTTGTGTCTGGTCTGAGGTCTCTGTCCATAGCTCTACtgggcatatagatatgtagccTTTTGACTGGTCTGAGGTCTCTGTCCATAGCTCTATTGGGGCCCTGTAGTTCTCATATTTCACCCCAGAGAGAAGCAGGgaaaagtgagagagatggaCTCGACCTCGCTCTGTCACCTAAATTCGCCTATAATGAATAGCCCCATCGATTTCCATTGTGGTCCGCCGAGGCCGTCCGCTCATGCCTGTCTGTTTCCCATTAGTGCACTTTAACTGTGATGATAAACGGTCAGCTCAGCTGGCATTGCCACAGGCAGCATAGCCCCGGATGAGGCCCCTAGTTTAAAGCAGGAAGTGGAGTAGTAGTGGAACATTCCATTTGACAAGGGGGCACAAGACTCAGGTGGGCCCGACCTGTTTGTCCAATTTTGACAAACCCCCTTTGAGTTCTGGTCTTTTAGCCAGGTTCTTTTCTCAGATGTTGCATGTTCAGGCCCACAGTTTAAAGCAGGAAGTGGACCATTCCATTTGACGAGGGGGCACAAGACTTAAGGGGGCCCGACCTGTTTGTCCCATTTCGACCAATCCCTTTTGAGCTCTGCCAGGATGGTTGTCTTTTGAGATGGAAGTAAACCATTTCATTTGTCCTTTTGACTAGGGGCACATATCGACCAACCCAACCCATTTAGCCTGGTTTTCCGCAGAGATGGGAGGAGTTAGTAGTTAGTGGCCCCTACACGGCCATCCATGCCATGCCTTGGTACTTCACTAACATTAATGGGACAGAGATCCATTATGCAACGCTCGCTCCGTCTCCGTACTCTTATGCAACCAACCAACGCCTCATCTTGGAGTCTCAGCTTCTCGCTCAGCAGCAGCTGCCTCTTAGGTTTAACCCTTTGTGTTTTCTGGATAAGCCAACCTTCGTGCTGTCTGGAAGTATCACTATTATGCAGACGAGATTCTGTCATACTCTTATCTCAATGCCTGTAGCAAACTGTTGATATCCAGTTGACGTTGTAGTCCATATAGTCCTGTGAATTGTCAGTTGGAAGCAACACTAGTGAGGGCGACTAAATGCTTTGCCTGATATTATGGGATGCCATTGGTGTTGGCCTGTGGATGTCATTAACAGTCGACTCTGTCACCCGTCACTATAGAAACGGAATAGCCTATAGGCCCCTTCTTTTCAGTCGGGTTCTGTCCCGACATTCATTTCAGCCTCATCAATTGAGTACGACAAAATAAACTTATGGCTACATCCTCCTCCAAAACGGAAAATTATAAAATCATAATGGATTTGTTTACTTGGAGGAATAACTGTGAAAGAAACAGCCGTAACAATCCTGGAGATATTTGCCGGTCTGTAATTAGTGTGAGAGATGGCAATTGGAGCAGGTTGTCATGGAAACAGTGGCACATGTAAGAGCGCAATATCTTCCCCGATGTAACATCCCACGTTTGCAATGCTATTTATAACTGGCAGTTACATAAGCCTTTCGCACTTGTGTTCAATGTaatgtgttttttccccctcatttttcTTTCCTTTGTTCTCGCTTTTCCCCTCTAACAACACTGCTGTTGCCTCCTCTGAGGAACCAGCAACCATAGCACTGTCAAACCCGCTCCACTGCCTCCCACAATGGTCCTTCATTACAACCCTGCCCGTCTCTGTGAGCTTATCACAGTGCACTGCCGATGCGACATCAGATTGAATGGTCTTGAAACAAAACAAATAGAATAGAATCCATGGCTACGCTATAGAGTTTTGATTTTGTGGAGTTTTGTAGCTGCCATTGGCAAAGCAAAATATCAGGGTACCATTGACTCACCATATGACACAGTACTATTTAATACAGTATACCCCTCAAAACTCTCTCATCCTGCCTGTGTTGAACTAGTAGTGTCCATTTAGATGGTATGACTGGGTGCTGTGCACAGAGGACTGGTCAGTGATCTAGTCTAGCAATGCTTGAAGTGAAAGGTCAACGCTAGCATCTAGTGGTGCTAGCACTGGCTAGCATTGGTTCTGTATTCGTTCTCTGAATATCCAGTAGGAGATCTGACCACTCTGTGTGCTGGGGAGGATTTGAACTCGCCGCAGTTCCACAcatctgggttgtgttcattatggCACAGCGTAGAAAAACACATTGCAATGGAAAACGAAAACAAGCTGAAAATGAAAaaagttcaggtagtccctccctgtttgtctgttttctcccgtttggtgcctaatgaacacggcCCAGGTCTGTTTGCCTGTGGCCCAGAAACCACTGCTCTGACAATAAGTAGCAATCATTTATTTAGAATTAGACTGTGCATTATTTATGCCATTGGTTAAAAGGGTTTTAATTTAGAATTAGATGGTGCATTATTCATGCCATTGGTCAAAAGGTTTCTCTATGAAGACAAAGGAAAGGGATTATTTTTTggggaagtagaggggaagaTGGGAGCTTGTACTAACGAACACATGTCAAATTGAACACTCCTGGGTGCTTGAGCGTGTCAATTCTAACTGGGAAAGTTGCAATGATGAAGTGAAAATGTTTCCAATATGGTTGAGATGGATGAAGAGAAGACATGTAGTGGCTCTTGGTTGGAGACAATGAGACTACTGTATCAACTTTACTGTAAATGTGAGTTGGTTGTTTCTGTCAAACATTGTTTACTCAACACAGGTTAGCAAGAATGCTAATCCTCAAGAGTTTCAGGCTACAGCATACAGTGAATCCCTTTCTCAGTCAGATATGACATGGGCTGCTAAATCGGATCACATTTAGCATTTAGGAATTCACTAATTCATGATTAATTAAGCAGTGACCGTTGCTCTCCAGGACAAATACATACATAGTATAGTTGCAATGTGTGCCTACATTATAATGTAGCAAGAGGCTGAGTTCTAGGCTAATGTAGCTCAATAACAGCAaggtcctctctgtctccctctgcagGTTGCTTCGAATGCTGCATCAAGTGTCTGGGCGGCGTGCCCTACGCCTCGCTGGTGGCCACCATCCTCTGTTTCTCGGGCGTGGCTCTGTTCTGCGGGTGTGGTCATGTGGCGCTGACCGGCACACTGACCATGCTGGAGAACCACTTCTCCCAGATCACCACTGACCATGCCACCCTCACCATCGtgtaagttgtgtgtgtgtgtatgtgtgtgtgtgtgggggggggtggtgtggtagtgtgtgtgtgggagagaaagGGATCTTACTTTCTCTGAATGTATCTCCTGTATGTCTTTACCTATATGTCAACCTTTTACAGTTTGTTAAGGTATATGTCTTTGAACAAGTCTTATCCAGGTTATTCAATATGAATGTGCCTGTCTTCACATTGTTTACCGTATGGACTATATCTGTCCGAGCAGGATCCAGACCATGCAGTACGTCATCTACGGCATCGCCTCCTTCTTCTTTGTTTATGGGATCATCCTGCTGGCTGAGGGCTTCTACACCACCAGTGCCGTCAAGAAGGAGCTGCAGAGCCAGTTCAAGACCACCGTGTGTGGCCGCTGCATCACAGCCACGGTGagacatgaatacacacacacacactcatatggtCACACACAAATACAGTCACGCatgcatgtatacacacacacacatattgcacTCATGAATACATGCACACATGTACAACCACACACACGCCGTGCATGCATTTGCACGCATACAGCTGTACACAAACCCTGGAGGGTAACTGCCACAGTTTGTCCTCTGGAGCCTGTTTAGTGTAATTGCTGCAGATGTCCAGTAA is a window of Oncorhynchus masou masou isolate Uvic2021 chromosome 7, UVic_Omas_1.1, whole genome shotgun sequence DNA encoding:
- the LOC135543479 gene encoding proteolipid protein DM gamma-like isoform X3, whose product is MVEMDEEKTCSGSWLETMRLLYQLYCKCCFECCIKCLGGVPYASLVATILCFSGVALFCGCGHVALTGTLTMLENHFSQITTDHATLTIVIQTMQYVIYGIASFFFVYGIILLAEGFYTTSAVKKELQSQFKTTVCGRCITATFVFLTYILGLAFLGIFGFSAIPVFLFYNMWTTCAAMKSPMANITDPDSICVDVRQYGIIPWNATPGKACGSTLGDICSTSEFYLSFHLYIVACAGAGATLIALLIYMMATTYNYAVVKFMSHGGRRSTKFSESY